A DNA window from Bacteroidota bacterium contains the following coding sequences:
- a CDS encoding CRISPR-associated protein Cas7, which produces MKSAFIYFRGLRHAEHTVFCVQEGQKTYYDSQFGKPVPYSSGQQVKRSVLDSTLALLGESQAPITFNKVIKEKGGLGEGEPWSPCDPKYTDQLLGGWMKAQAGDTPVKRRSPLSISAMRALHPLLSSVAKENLTFDRSSNPDIHPVKVWNNGVELKREEVAKFLADKKLSLRRSNFIQDNTRAAGLFVYDIAIDLRTLFSVSLNKYEREITDEIETELRKAGWKDSKNVFGNSLVCPKERRNEIIKALAHGLVNWRITSNQSRTFSLMETLAIAVSNNANRIASAIRARLAEETAQQRAVPVIDDTVGADLFIALPCEGYVPGVTGTASALDQAEHRIKDELLAFDYENQ; this is translated from the coding sequence ATGAAATCAGCATTCATATACTTTCGCGGGCTTCGTCATGCCGAACATACTGTGTTTTGTGTTCAGGAGGGACAAAAAACCTACTATGACAGCCAATTCGGAAAGCCTGTTCCGTATTCCAGTGGACAACAGGTGAAACGCTCCGTCTTGGATTCTACACTCGCCTTATTGGGTGAATCCCAAGCACCAATAACTTTCAATAAAGTAATAAAGGAGAAAGGTGGTCTTGGTGAAGGAGAACCATGGTCGCCTTGCGATCCCAAATATACCGATCAGTTGCTTGGGGGTTGGATGAAAGCACAGGCAGGCGATACACCGGTTAAGCGTCGCAGTCCCTTATCTATTTCCGCAATGCGTGCTCTTCATCCCCTCCTTTCAAGTGTCGCGAAGGAGAACCTGACTTTCGATAGAAGCAGCAATCCCGATATACATCCAGTCAAAGTGTGGAATAACGGCGTCGAACTCAAACGCGAGGAGGTTGCAAAATTTCTTGCAGACAAGAAACTATCGCTTCGACGAAGCAACTTCATTCAGGATAATACTCGTGCGGCCGGATTATTCGTTTACGATATTGCTATTGACCTGCGCACGCTGTTTTCTGTTTCACTCAACAAATATGAGCGAGAAATTACTGATGAAATAGAAACCGAGTTACGCAAAGCCGGATGGAAGGATTCAAAAAATGTCTTCGGCAACAGCTTGGTCTGTCCCAAAGAACGGAGAAACGAGATCATCAAAGCCCTTGCTCACGGCCTCGTCAACTGGCGTATCACCAGCAACCAATCACGAACATTCAGTCTGATGGAAACCCTTGCAATCGCCGTGAGCAACAACGCCAACAGGATTGCATCGGCAATTCGTGCTAGACTCGCGGAAGAAACCGCGCAGCAACGCGCAGTCCCAGTCATTGATGACACCGTCGGGGCCGATTTGTTCATCGCTTTGCCGTGTGAAGGTTATGTCCCGGGAGTCACAGGCACTGCCTCGGCACTCGACCAGGCCGAACATAGAATCAAGGACGAGTTGCTGGCGTTCGACTACGAAAACCAGTAG